Genomic window (Candidatus Magasanikbacteria bacterium RIFOXYB2_FULL_38_10):
CATACTATCTTTGTAATACGGCAAATGGCCGGATTTGAGATACATTTCTTCTTTGGCCAAGTGCGGAGTACGCACACGAACATAGCCGCCTTTAGTTTCTTCCTCAAAAGCCAACTTTTCTATTTCATTTCTGATGATTGTGCCCTTAGGAAGCCACATTACCAGACCCTTGCCCACTAAGTCATCAAAGAAAAATAATTCCTGTTCAGCACCAATTTTGCGGTGATCTCTTTTTTCCGCCTCTTCCAACATATGTAAATAATTTTCCAGTTCTTCTTTTGAAGAAAAGCAGACTCCATAAATTCTTTGCAGTTGCGGATTTTCATTTTTACCACGCCAATAAGCACCAGCCAGACGTACTAATTTTAAACCGTCTGAATTTATTTCTTTAGTTGATTTTAAATGCGGTCCCCGGCATAAATCTATAAAGTCCCCAGTTTGGTAAAGAGAAACGGAGTCTACCGCAGACCCGGCTAATCCGACTTCTTGCAATTCTTCACCACTCATTTTAGTAGTGCCGCGTTCTTTCAAATCTTTTAACAATTCCACTTTATATATTTGTCCTTTGGATTCAAATAATTTTATCGCCTCATCAATCGGCATTTCTTTTCTTTCATATTTTAAATTGGCCTTGATCAGTTCTTTGGCCTTGTCTTCTATTTTTTGCAATTCTTCCTCACCAATATTTTGCGGAAAATCTATATCATAATAAAAACCATTTTCCACTACCGGTCCGACACCGAATTTTGAGCCAGGATATAAATTTTCCACGGCCGCGGCAATTAAATGGGCGGCGCTATGACGCATAATTTTTAATTGTTCCTGTTGCATATATTTAAAATTATTTTTTAAGTTTTTGTTTTTTAAGCCACTCTTCTTTTAAAATACTCATCACCACTTGATCGCGAAATTTTTTACCAAACCTGTCCCATTCGGCTTTTCTTAAAATACCCTCCACTTTAAATCCCGCTTTTTTATAGGCGGCCACGCCCTTGGCAAATTCTGCCGAAACAGCCAATTCCAATCTGTTGTATTTTAATTTTCTAAAAAAATAATCGGCTAAAATTTTAATAGCTTCTTGCCCGTAGCCTTTACCCCAAGCGCTTTTTTCACCAATTAAGATCCAGATTTCTCCCGATTTGTGATAGCTATTCATTTCTAATCCCACTGCGCCTATCGAATTTTTATTTTCATCTAAAATAATATAATGTAGTTCATCCCAACCGTATTTTTTAACAAAATCCAAATCAAAAATTTCATCTTTTAAAGAATAGCCAAAGCCTTCATGATCCACATAACGCATCACCTCTTTATTTTTTAACCAAGGAATTAAAAAATACGCGGTCTGTTTTGTTTCAGGTATTAAAGTAACGCGAGGGCTTTTTAATTTTATAGTGGTCATAATAAATATATTTTTAAACAAAAACCCGATACTCCCAAAATAAGAATATCGGGGTCAAAACTTTTAAGGTTTAGACGGTTCCACCCGAAATTTAACTTTTATCTGAATTTGCATGCCTTACCTTTAAAGGGCGGAAGTGGTACCATATTCGCCTTTTAGCAAACTGGGCTGGTTTCCGCATTGGCTCATCTTAGAATACCATTTTGCCTAAAAAAGGTCAACAAGTCCAAATCAAAAAAAATAAATAAAAAATAAAATTGACTTTTTTAGCTAATTTTGTTAGTGTGTCAATACAATTTAAGGAGGTTCAAAATGACAACGAGGGGATCCTTTCTTACAGATCGCGAAGGCATGATTCGCGACTTGAGGATTGTTATCAGTGGTACCAGAAGAAACTACTGGCGTTTCTTGCTTCATGGCAAATGGAGCCTTTGGCGCGGTGAAGCCAAAATCCTCAGACATTACAAAAATCGCTTGAAGGAAACCCTCAAAAACTGGTGATCATTTGCCCTTTGTTTCCAACAACTACACCGAGCGGTGTAGTTTTTTTATTTCCTCTTATAAATCCTCCACGTTTCTTAAAAACTCCCCGGCCTTGGGTTTCGCCCGCTGCCGGCCGAATGACTTTGTCGCCCCTGGCATGCCACGCGTAACTGCTTTTTTTACAAATGCCGGCGCATCTTCATCTTCTAACTGTATTGTCGGCAACTCATCTTCAAACTCCCCAAACCCACTCTGAATTTTCTTTTCTATCAATTCGTCTTTAATCTCTTCCAAAAACGGCGAGGGTTGATTGTAATTCATTTTACTGCCGGTTAAAGGATAAGTGATAAACAAATTATGTTTGGCGCGTGTGATACCCACATAAAATAGACGCCGCTCCTCTTCCTCTCCCCCATCTTCTTTTAATGCCCGTTCATTGGGAAAACAACCGTTGGCCAAATTTATTAAAAAAACCGAGTCCCACTCCAAACCTTTGGACTGATGAATAGTTGATAAAATTAAACGGTCACGATTATCATCTTTTTTCTTGCTGTAAGATTCATCCAGTGCAATCTCCGCCAAAAAATTATTCAAACTCTTATGATTCTTGGCATAAAAAGATAATTGTCTGATATCATCCAACCTGTCCTCAGCATTTTCATATCGTTCTTTTAAATAATCGGCGTAGACAGAATCCACCACCTCTGAAATTATTTCACCTGGATTGTCTTTTCTTTTTTTATCCAAAATTTTAGCGATGCTGGAAAAATCATCCCAGCCCCTCTGAGCACTCTTGGCTAATTTTTCCCTCACACCACCCAAAAACATTTGACTAAAATCCGTGGCCTTACTAGCCTCGGCAATAATGGCCTTGGCAGTTTCATGCCCAATGCCCTGGAAAATTTCTAGCACCCTAAACCAAGCAATTTGGTCCTTGCCATTATTCACCAAACGGAGTAGAGACAGCACATCTTTAATGTGTGCACGCTCAAAAAATTTCAAACCGCCACGCATTTCATAAGGTATACCTAACTTGGCCAACTCTATTTCCAACATCTGCGCATGAAAGGCCGCCCTAAACAACACCGCAATGTTTTGCAATTTATTGCCAGCCGAGGCCAGTTTAATAACTTTTTTGCTGATAAACTCCGCCTCGGTGTAAGGATTATTAACGGTAATAAGTTGCGGCGAACTAGCTGGTTTTAATTTACTTTGCAAATCTTTAAGAAATTGCTTTTTGTTTTGCGAAATTACATTGTTGGCCAAATCCAAAATATTAGGAGTGGATCGATAATTAATTACCAAGCGATGAATTTGGGCCGTAGGAAAAGTTTTGGGAAAATCTAAAATATTATTGATGTCGGCCGCGCGAAAAGAATAAATAGATTGCGCATCGTCCCCCACCACCAATAAATTATTGTGAGCCGAGGCTAATTTTTTTACTACCGCCGCCTGCAAACGATTAGTGTCCTGATATTCATCAATTAAAACATAATGAAATTGTTCCGCAATTTTTTTTAAAACATCGGGGTTGCCTAAAATTTCTAGCCAATATACCAATAAATCATCAAAATCCATTACATTGGATTCTTTTTTCTTTTTTTGATACAGGGCGCAAACTTCTTTAATACTTTCTTCCAAACGCAAAAAATGAGGATACTTTGTTTCTATAACATCACTGATAGGCATTAAAGAATTGCGGCTAAAAGAAAACAAACCGTGAAGCACGTTAACCGAGGGGAACCTTTTGCCACCGTCTAAATGCAAATCTTTGATGCAAGATTTCATTAAAGTTTGTGAATCATCGGCATCCAAAACCGTAAAATTGGCTTTATAACCAATGATTTCCGCAAAATGCCGCAAAATCCTGTTGGCAATGGCGTGAAAAGTTCCGCCCCAAAGTTTCTCTGGTTTTTTGCCGGTTAAACTTTCCACACGAGAAAGCATTTCTTTGGCGGCCTTGTTGGTAAAAGTTAAAAGCAAAATATTTTCCGGCTTGATGCCTTTTTCTAACAGATAAGCCACGCGATAAGTAATAGTACGAGTTTTGCCGCTTCCCGCTCCAGCCAAAACCAAACAATACCCCTCGCCATTTTCTACCACGGTGAGTTGTTCCTTGTTGAGTTCTTTTTGAAAATTGATCATAGTAGTTTAAACATTCTATCAGAAAAGATGCGGGTAGTCTAAAACATAGCAAAAAATAATAAAAAAGCCTTGTCAACAAAGGCTTTTTTAAGCTAATTTTATTCCACCACAATCATGGCCTTCCTACCAGTCAAAACATCACCGCTTTTTACCCAATCATGAATGGCATTATAGAGATCATCAAATTTGTAAGTAAAATTTTCACCCAGAGTATTAGTACCCGGATCATTAGTAATAAATTTACCATCTTTGGTATATCCTTTTACAACCAGCATATGGTACAGGGGACCCCCATTGCTAAAATACGGATTGGGTAATAATTTTCCAGCCGCCGGCACAATTACCGGCTGATCACTCGCCAACGTCTGTTTTATATCATCAAGAGTAATATCATATTTTACCACCGCATTTAGCCCGTAAATTGCTTTTATAAATTGTACGGTTTCTTCTGCTGTGGTGTCTTCAAAAAAACCAAAATTTATATTTTCCCAATCCACAATTTTTTGCAACTCGTCTTCCATTTGCCCTCGAGTATACACCTTTACGCTAGTATAAAAACCGTTTATCATTACCGCAGAGGCCTCTTCGCAAGTTTCTTCATGCAACGCGTCCCAATTTTTAAAAGGAGCTTGGGAAACAAAAGGCACAGCCAGATTTATTTCCATCGGCAAAACATTTTCTTGTAAGGAATCCTGGACGGAAGAAGAGGCGGTAGACGGCGGCGGAGTTATAATAATATCTGTCTGAAGATTAGCGGGAATTGGTGATTGTTTTTGAGTTTCTTCTTTCTGGTTAACAGAACTGGCCGCGGAATTCTTGACTGCTTCTATTTTGATTGGAGAAAACTCCTGCGCCGGCGGCAAAGTACTCTTTCTATACCACAAATCAAACCAACCGCGTATTGCAACACGATTAGCAAAAATCAAATATCCGCCGATTAAAATGATCGCGAGGAGAATAATTAAAAATATTTTCTTTGTCTTTTTTTTACTTAACACACTTCATCGCTTTTAAAATCAGATCCGGAGTTGGATTAATTTTAACTCCGGACAAAGCATCACTCACTGTTTTATCACCCAATTCTTTGCGTAAACAATCTTGCTGATCTTTGGATAAAGAATTAAATGCCACACCTACATCGCCTTTATTGGCTTGAATTTTTTGAATAACATCAGCCACACTTCCCGCTTGATTAAAAACATTAGAAATATTCTGCAAACTATTGGTGCCGCCAAGCATTGCCCAAGGCTTTACTTTAAGAAAAGTAAACATAGCAAAAAGGAGTATAGCACCAATCACAATCCAAATAACAAAATAGACAATACCCAAAAGATGAAAGATAAAACGCATAAAATATTAGTTAAGAATAAATTATTGGTTATCCATATATTTTTCTAGCTGCAGACTTACGCTCTCGTCGGCGAAAAATATATGGACAACCGTTTTTACTTGTTTCTATTTTTATTTTACTCCATTTGCCAAATTAAGACAAAAAATGATAGATTATATGAACAAATATGTCAAACTTTTTTGAAATTAAATACAAGTCTAAAAAATCCCAGGCACGGCTAGGTGTGATTCATACTGACCACGGCGATGTGGAAACTCCTGATTTTATGGCCGTGGGAACGCAAGCCTCTGTTAAAACTTTGGACCCGCGCGATTTAAACGAAGCTGGCGCTCAAATTATTTTGGGCAATGCTTATCATTTGCACTTACGTCCTGGCGAAAATTTAATCAAAAAAATGGGCGGCCTAGCGCGGTTTATGAATTGGGATAAACCCACTCTTACTGATAGCGGCGGCTTTCAAGTTTTTTCTTTGGATAAAGAATTTGAAGTACGCGGGGCTAAAGACAATCAAAATTTAAAAGGAAAATCTTTGGTCAAAATTTCTGAAGATGGCGTGGCCTTTAGAAGTTATATTGACGGCAGTTGGCATATTTTTACTCCAGAATCGGCCATAGAAATTCAACACAAACTCGGCGCTGATATTATTATGGCCTTTGATCAATGCACCAAAGATGATGCGCCCAAACAGGAAAGCTTGGAGGCGATGGAGAGAACCCATCGTTGGGCCAAACAATGCTTGGAATATCATCAAAAACAAAAACCTCTGCATAATTACAAACAGCGGCTCTTTGGAATTATCCAAGGAGGACAATTTAAAGATTTGCGCATTAAAAGTGCCAAATTCATCACTTCTCTTCCCTTTGATGGTATTGCCATTGGTGGGGAATCCATTGGTTATAACATGAAAGCTACGGAGAAAATTATGGGCTGGCTAAATCCGCTATTGCCAGAAGACAAACCGCGCTACACCATGGGCGTGGGTTTTGCACCTTCGGACTTATTTGCCGTGGTAGAGATGGGCATTGATATGTTTGATTGTGTAGCGCCCACCAGACTAGCTAGAAATGGTGCCCTATATATTTCACCTAAAACCGGCGGCGGCAAAAAAAATAAATACAGAATAAATATCAATAATGCGGAATTTACAGAAGACGCTGAGCCAATAGATCCCTGGTGTGATTGCAAAGTCTGCCGTGGGTTTGATGGAAAAAACTTTTTTAGCAGGAGCTATCTGCACCATTTATTTAAAACCGATGAAATAGAGGGTCTGCGTTTGGCCAGTATCCACAACGTCCGTTTTATGTTAAAAGTGATGGAGAAAATCCGCACGGCCATCGCTGATGATAAATTTGAAAAGTTGAAGAAGGAGTGGGTGAAATAATAATTAAACTTAAATGCCCCTTAGCGGGGCATTTAAAAACTTTTTTATAAAATCAGCATCGCGTCACCGAAAGAAAAAAACTTATATTCTTTTTTTACAGTTTCCTCATAGGCGGCCAAAATTTTTTCCCGACCAGATAGAGCGCTCACCAGCATTAAAAGGGTTGATTTGGGCAAATGAAAATTTGTTATCAGTCCGTCAATAATTTTAAATTTAAATCCGGGAGTTATAAAAATGTTGATGTCGCCGGAAAATTGTTTTAACTCCCCCAGCGCCTGCACCACACCTTCCAAAGTTCTGGCCGTAGTAGTGCCCACGGCAATCACGCGCCTATTTTCTTTTTTGGCTTGATTGATTGCGGAGGCAGTGGCCGTGCTAACCTCTACCCATTCGCTATGCATTTTATGATCTTCTACTTTTTCTGTTTTCACCGGCAAAAAAGTTCCCAGCCCCACGTGCAAGGTCACAAACTCCACTTGTATTCCCATTTTTTCGATTTTCTCCAAAATCTCAGGCGTGAAATGAAAACCGGCTGTTGGTGCAGCCACTGATCCTATTTCTTTGGCATAAACAGTTTGATAATCACTGGCATCTTGCGGCTCAGTTTTAATGTATGGCGG
Coding sequences:
- a CDS encoding tRNA guanosine(34) transglycosylase Tgt, which encodes MSNFFEIKYKSKKSQARLGVIHTDHGDVETPDFMAVGTQASVKTLDPRDLNEAGAQIILGNAYHLHLRPGENLIKKMGGLARFMNWDKPTLTDSGGFQVFSLDKEFEVRGAKDNQNLKGKSLVKISEDGVAFRSYIDGSWHIFTPESAIEIQHKLGADIIMAFDQCTKDDAPKQESLEAMERTHRWAKQCLEYHQKQKPLHNYKQRLFGIIQGGQFKDLRIKSAKFITSLPFDGIAIGGESIGYNMKATEKIMGWLNPLLPEDKPRYTMGVGFAPSDLFAVVEMGIDMFDCVAPTRLARNGALYISPKTGGGKKNKYRININNAEFTEDAEPIDPWCDCKVCRGFDGKNFFSRSYLHHLFKTDEIEGLRLASIHNVRFMLKVMEKIRTAIADDKFEKLKKEWVK
- a CDS encoding tRNA preQ1(34) S-adenosylmethionine ribosyltransferase-isomerase QueA; the protein is MLLSDFDYHLPQELIAQEPIKPRDHARLLILHQDNQPLEHLHFFDLPKFLKAGDVLVFNDTKVFKARLLGTITNKEAAAEIFLLRPLDENNWEVLLKPGKKLQIGSQVNFEENLECIIVAKPVDGPAVAKFNKTKNDVLQIAEKIGHVPIPPYIKTEPQDASDYQTVYAKEIGSVAAPTAGFHFTPEILEKIEKMGIQVEFVTLHVGLGTFLPVKTEKVEDHKMHSEWVEVSTATASAINQAKKENRRVIAVGTTTARTLEGVVQALGELKQFSGDINIFITPGFKFKIIDGLITNFHLPKSTLLMLVSALSGREKILAAYEETVKKEYKFFSFGDAMLIL